One region of Bubalus bubalis isolate 160015118507 breed Murrah chromosome 15, NDDB_SH_1, whole genome shotgun sequence genomic DNA includes:
- the THEM6 gene encoding protein THEM6 yields the protein MRSQAETEQVYWGQTETLLESARTWGCRPAKAGSPWRFGSRGGSVSSRLQVTPLGTGLFSVSPAKFHSLGQGSAGGSPKLEVESPGSVRVFKRQGRREGLALPEGAGATLRETRGRSCVRSTGSDRQVPLRSLGSPPCAPPAAEKAKAARAPEWDEPLRAWRGGTAARGGTSARGARRVAPSAGLARWFAPPAQRLMVPRRAGRAVKPAPPAATLRAEPAPALTALPRPEPATAAATMLELLVALLALALAYFALLDGWYLVRVPCAVLRARLLQPRVRDLLAEQSYAGRVLPSDLDLLLHMNNARYLREADVARIAHLTRCGVLEALRALGARAVLAASCARYRRSLRLFEPFEVRTRLLGWDDRAFYVEARFISLRDGFVCALLRSRQHVLGTSPERVVQHLCKRRVEPPELPADLQHWIAYNEASSQLLRAESGLHDILKEQ from the exons ATGAGGTCACAGGCTGAGACTGAACAGGTGTACTGGGGCCAGACTGAGACACTCCTTGAATCCGCCCGCACGTGGGGCTGTCGTCCTGCGAAAGCGGGGAGCCCCTGGAGGTTTGGGAGCAGAGGAGGATCGGTTTCCAGTCGTCTCCAAGTAACGCCGCTGGGGACCGGGCTATTTTCCGTTTCTCCCGCAAAATTCCACAGCCTAGGCCAGGGAAGTGCTGGAGGCTCTCCCAAATTAGAGGTGGAATCTCCGGGGTCAGTCCGAGTCTTCAAGCGCCAGGGAAGGCGCGAGGGGCTCGCGCTCCCTGAGGGGGCGGGGGCGACACTGCGGGAGACCCGGGGGCGCTCCTGCGTCCGTAGCACCGGGAGTGACCGCCAGGTGCCGCTGCGATCCCTGGGCTCGCCGCCCTGTGCCCCGCCCGCCGCGGAGAAAGCGAAAGCCGCACGCGCCCCGGAGTGGGACGAACCATTGAGAGCGTGGAGGGGGGGGACCGCGGCGAGAGGCGGTACTTCGGCCCGCGGAGCCAGGCGCGTCGCCCCCTCAGCCGGCCTCGCGAGATGGTTCGCTCCGCCCGCGCAAAGATTAATGGTTCCCAGGCGGGCCGGCCGAGCCGTGAAACCAGCGCCGCCGGCTGCAACGCTGCGCGCGGAACCGGCACCCGCGCTGACGGCTCTCCCGCGCCCGGAGCCCGCTACGGCCGCCGCCACGATGCTGGAACTGCTCGTAGCGCTGCTTGCCCTGGCCCTCGCCTACTTCGCATTGCTGGACGGCTGGTATCTCGTTCGCGTGCCGTGCGCTGTTCTGCGCGCGCGCCTGCTGCAGCCGCGCGTCCGCGACCTGCTGGCTGAGCAGAGCTATGCGGGCCGCGTCCTGCCCTCGGACTTGGACCTGCTGCTGCACATGAACAACGCGCGCTACCTGCGCGAGGCCGACGTGGCACGCATCGCGCACCTGACCCGCTGTGGTGTGCTCGAGGCGCTGCGCGCGCTCGGGGCGCGCGCAGTGCTGGCCGCTTCTTGCGCGCGCTATCGCCGCTCTCTGCGTCTGTTCGAGCCGTTCGAGGTGCGCACGCGCCTACTGGGCTGGGACGACCGAGCCTTCTACGTGGAGGCGCGCTTCATCAGCCTGCGCGACGGCTTCGTGTGCGCGCTGCTGCGCTCCCGCCAGCACGTGCTGGGCACCTCGCCAGAGCGAGTTGTTCAGCATCTGTGCAAGCGCAGG GTGGAGCCCCCGGAGCTGCCGGCCGACCTGCAGCACTGGATCGCCTACAATGAGGCCAGCAGCCAGCTGCTCCGGGCCGAGAGTGGGCTCCACGACATTCTCAAGGAGCAGTGA